A region of the Peredibacter starrii genome:
GCTTCTTCGTCTGGTTGAAATGATCACTGAACTATGTCCAGGCACAACCGTTGTTGGTATGCCCGAGAAGTTCGTTCGCGAAGATAAACTTTCTAAAGCTCTGACTCTTACCATTTCTCACTCTCAAATCGTGAGCAGCCTTGGAATGGAAATTTCTAAGGAAACCGTTCGCGATATTTTTGAACGCCTTGATTTCAAAGTGGATGAGAAGAACGATACATATGATGTAACTGTTCCTTCATACCGAACAACGAAAGACATTAGTGTAAAAGCAGATCTGATTGAAGAGATCGGTCGTATGATTGGTTACGATAACATCACTTCTGTATCACCTAATCTTCCAGTGAAGCCCATTCGTCTTTCTGAGACTAAGAAGTTCCATCGAAAAATTCAGGACTTCCTTGTTATGCAAGGGAAGTCTCTTCAAGTGATGACTTATCCTCTAGTAGGAAAAGAGCTTCTTGAGAAGGCGATGTGGCCAGAGATGAATGAAAAGCTCGTACTCGTGAACGCTCTTTCTGTTGAGCAGGATCGTATGCGTCCTTCGATCATTCCTTCAGCGATTGAGATGGCCGCTCATAACCAAAAGCACTTCGATTCATTCTCATTCTTTGAGGTTGGCAGAAGCTATCTTGATTTCGGTAAAGAGCGCAGCCAACTTGTAATTGGTATGTACTCTAAAGAAGGTTCTCGCTTTGTAGAACTAGCAAACGTAGTAGAGAAGTTACTTGCTACTCTTAATGTGAACTATGTTTTCGCTCCTAAGAACGAGAAGTTCCAGAATACTGTTCTTCCTACTTGGAATGGAACTCATCCGCACGAGTATCAGAACATTCAGATTCAGGGTAAATTCCACGGTGTGATCAATACTGTTCATCCTCTTGTGCTTAAGAACTTCAAGATGAAAGGAAATCTCACTCTTGCAGTGATTGATATTACTGATCTTGAGAGTAAAGAAGTGAAAGATAAAACTAAGTATCTTCCACTCTCAAAATTCCCATCTTCTTCGAGTGATTTCACTGTCGTGATGAATAAAGATCTTCCTGCAGCTGCAGTTATCACTGCACTTTCTTCTTTAAAGCAGAAAGAAATCAAATCTAAGTCGATTGTGGATATTTTTGTGATGAATGAAACGCAAAAAGCTGTGTCGATTCGTGCAGTTTTCGAAGATTCTGAAAAAACTTTGGCGGCCGAAACAATAAAAGACCTTGAACAAAAAATCGTGCAAGTGCTTGAAAAGGCAGGGTTTCCTCTAAGGTCTTAAAAAGACATTGTTTAGAAGGGATTTTAGATAAAATTTTTTTTTAAAATAATATTCTAAAATCCCTTGACGATCCAACCGAAGATAAATATTATCCTCAAACACTTCACGACGAATCAAGTAGTTTTAAAGCTGAGTTCACGCTCAGATAAGAAGTTTTTGCTCTTTGAAAATTGAATATGATTAAATTTTTTGAAACCTTCGGGTTTCAAGATGAGATGAGAATGGAACCCGTTCAATTGCCTAGTCTTCCGTAAGTTTTAGTACTTCGGTACAGGAAGACGGCTAAGAGACGAAAGTCTTTTATGTTGTAAAACAAATTTGAACTAATTCTTGAACAAAACAAGAATCTAGAGTCACCAAATAAACTTTAAGTTTTATTTTAATATATACTTGGAGAGTTTGATTGTGGCTCAGAACGAACGCTGGCGGCGTGCCTAATACATGCAAGTCGAACGTGAAAAGGGGCAACCCTTAGTAAAGTGGCGCACGGGTGAGTAACACGTAGGTAATCTGCCTTTCAGTGGGGAATAACTTAGGGAAACCTGAGCTAATGCCGCATACGTTAGTAATAAGAAAGTGGGCGCCGCAAGGGCTCATGCTGAAAGAAGGGCCTGCGGCCTATTAGCTAGTTGGTGGGGTAATGGCCTACCAAGGCAACGATAGGTATCCGGTCTGAGAGGATGATCGGACACACTGGAACTGAGACACGGTCCAGACTCCTACGGGAGGCAGCAGTAGGGAATATTGCGCAATGGGGGAAACCCTGACGCAGCAACGCCGCGTGAGTGAGGAAGGTCTTCGGATTGTAAAACTCTTTTTTTAGGGAAAAATGATTACAGAGCTAATACCCTGTAAAGTGATGGTACCTAAAGAATAAGCACCGGCTAACTTCGTGCCAGCAGCCGCGGTAATACGAAGGGTGCAAGCGTTGTTCGGAATCATTGGGCGTAAAGCGCGCGCAGGCGGATCAGCAAGTCAGATGTGAAATCTCGAAGCTCAACTTCGAAACTGCGTCTGAAACTGCTAGTCTAGAATGTCGGAGGGGGCAGGGGAATTTCACGTGTAGGGGTAAAATCCGTAGAGATGTGAAGGAACACCGGAGGCGAAGGCGCCTGCCTGGACGACTATTGACGCTGAGGCGCGAAAGCGTGGGGAGCAAACAGGATTAGATACCCTGGTAGTCCACGCCGTAAACGATGAATACTAGTTATTGGGGGTATTGACTCCTTCAGTGACGCAGCTAACGCATTAAGTATTCCGCCTGGGGAGTACGGTCGCAAGACTAAAACTCAAACAAATTGACGGGGGCCCGCACAAGCGGTGGATTATGTGGTTTAATTCGAAGCAACGCGCAGAACCTTACCTAGGCTTGAACTCCTACGAACCCGTTGTAATGGACGGGGTGCCCGCAAGGGAATGTAGTGAGAGGTGCTGCATGGCTGTCGTCAGCTCGTGTTGTGAAATGTTGGGTTAAGTCTCGCAACGAGCGCAACCCCTATCGTCTGTTGCCAGCATTAAGTTGGGCACTCTGACGAGACTGCCTGGGTTAACCAGGAGGAAGGTGGGGATGACGTCAAGTCCTCATGGCCCTTATGTCTAGGGCTACACACGTAATACAATGGCGCGTACAGAGGGAAGCGAACTCGCAAGGGGGAGCAAATCTCAAAAAGCGCGCCTCAGTTCGGATTGGAGTCTGCAACTCGACTCCATGAAGTTGGAATCGCTAGTAATCGGAGATCAGCACGCTCCGGTGAATACGTTCCCGGGCCTTGTACACACCGCCCGTCACACCATGGGAGTTGTTTTCATTTTAAGACGTGACTCTAACCGCAAGGGGGAGAGCGTCTACAGTGGGAGCGATGACTGGGGTGAAGTCGTAACAAGGTAGCCGTAGGGGAACCTGCGGCTGGATCACCTCCTTTTTAAAGGAAAACCTTATAGGGTCAATCAATCGAACGCGGTTCCATTCATCATCATCTCATTCTCAGAGAAAATTAAAAAAACCTTCGGGTCAGATTTAATTTTCAAAGATCAAAAAATCAAAAATTCTTTGACAATCACATAACAGG
Encoded here:
- the pheT gene encoding phenylalanine--tRNA ligase subunit beta → MLISLNWIKDFVELPDISPKELGSKFTLATAEVEDVIVKGEFLNKVLVAEVISMRPHPDSDKLNLVTINYGAPAHKEIVCGAQNVAVGLMVPYAQNGTTLPNGMTLEPKKIRGVLSEGMLCSEVELGVATESAGLMILKPGSKPGTRMAEYLKADSDILLDVDNKSLTHRPDLWGYLGLAREFAANHKKPLKNPFTPEWEKKVEANFNKAMSPIKVEVNQDSSCLAYYGLSLDIPKMGETPAKIKNRLEAVGLRSINLIVDISNYVMIELGMPNHIFDRSKIHGGKVSIHRAGSEMKFQTLDEQNRDLIPSDTVIFDADRPLVLAGLMGGLDSGVTPDTTKLFLEVANWEAPEVRKTSVRLGLRTDSSQRYEKTLDSNMCYRTLLRLVEMITELCPGTTVVGMPEKFVREDKLSKALTLTISHSQIVSSLGMEISKETVRDIFERLDFKVDEKNDTYDVTVPSYRTTKDISVKADLIEEIGRMIGYDNITSVSPNLPVKPIRLSETKKFHRKIQDFLVMQGKSLQVMTYPLVGKELLEKAMWPEMNEKLVLVNALSVEQDRMRPSIIPSAIEMAAHNQKHFDSFSFFEVGRSYLDFGKERSQLVIGMYSKEGSRFVELANVVEKLLATLNVNYVFAPKNEKFQNTVLPTWNGTHPHEYQNIQIQGKFHGVINTVHPLVLKNFKMKGNLTLAVIDITDLESKEVKDKTKYLPLSKFPSSSSDFTVVMNKDLPAAAVITALSSLKQKEIKSKSIVDIFVMNETQKAVSIRAVFEDSEKTLAAETIKDLEQKIVQVLEKAGFPLRS